The genomic region AAGATCTGGGGGGGCAGCGGGTTGCCCTTCTGTGGCCGTTTCTCTGCCGGGATGTTCTGGTACATCCACAGTCTCTGCTCCTCCTGCATGGTGATGTCCACTTCCTCAAAACTGATGCGGTTTGCCTCCAGGAAGCCCACCACGGCCTGCTGATTCTTCTTTACCTGAGGAGCAACATGAAATGATCTGGATTTAATGTAAACTACTTATTGTGACACTTTTGCCGCAATGGGCTCTGTAAGGTTCCACAAAAGGTTCTCTGAATtctaacaatagtggaaccatTTTTCATGCTGTATAGAATCAGTTAtaaaagatttttaaagaaatatgtaGAACAGGTTCTCCTTAATAGACAAGAGCCATTtaaccaggcaaagaaccacttaaacattcaaatggttctttgagttgtcaTGGTCTGCTGCATTGATTAAAGAACCTATGAAGAACGTTCCATATGTCTGTAAAGCAAACTCTTAACATTAAAgccttgacttttaatgtaagacagTGGAACTaacattttgggtcatttctttttagtccatccatcatgaaatttacatacaatgtaaagggaaacatgtattttcaaactatgtcaaaactaaatgtcaaaaattgagacacaaggttttcttccaacaatggcaatatacagtatatggtcTATACTGTGATATGATTACACCCAGGACATTAATAGAGGTAGTATTAATGTAAATTTATAAGTCATCATTTATGAGGAACTTTTTAATGAAGTtgctgtcccaaaccctaacttCTAAACTGAAACTGgtgaaaaatatacattttgtttatgacaattttttttttcaattttaaataatttgtgtCAATGTTTTAAAGATTTTTGGAATTCTTTTAAATTGAAGAGGAAATATTAAAATTACCattagtttcatttttaaatgaaaaaaaatcttcaaaaatgctgttccacattttcatgtcatgaaacagttttagtctgtaggcaGAGCCTTAATTTAGCCACACTCCTGAATTTTAGAGCAGTAAGTGAGACTGCATGCCTGTCCCTCATTGCCACATGGTGAACAGTTAGAGTCCATTGTTTTAAAGCAAATGTGTCCCAAggtctgaaagtcagtgtgtaacattaagaatttttgt from Pygocentrus nattereri isolate fPygNat1 chromosome 9, fPygNat1.pri, whole genome shotgun sequence harbors:
- the sh3bgrl2 gene encoding SH3 domain-binding glutamic acid-rich-like protein 2 yields the protein MVIRVYIASSSGSLAVKKNQQAVVGFLEANRISFEEVDITMQEEQRLWMYQNIPAEKRPQKGNPLPPQIFNGADYCGDYEDFFQSKETNTVFSFLHLNSKPSVKDSES